One genomic segment of Falco biarmicus isolate bFalBia1 chromosome 15, bFalBia1.pri, whole genome shotgun sequence includes these proteins:
- the B3GNT9 gene encoding UDP-GlcNAc:betaGal beta-1,3-N-acetylglucosaminyltransferase 9, which translates to MRVRLKGDAICTLLLLVALCSLLYSQLEHLVPVGNKEPTQKKPSGTSKIFSDARASWRLMPAEATAPRPPVTPTIRRTEVANKKVQTTTAPPLTDSAFNFKRYLLNKDNRNFNILINQPKKCRKIPGGPFLLIAIKSVVEDFDRREIVRKTWGREGLVNGEQIQRVFLLGTPKNRTVLATWETLVHQESQAYRDILLWDFVDTFFNLTLKEIHFLNWAAEFCHNVKFIFKGDADVFVNVENIVDFLERHDPTEDLFVGDIIYNARPIRVRKSKYYIPETMYGLSIYPAYAGGGGFLLSSRTMRKLSRACREVELFPIDDVFLGMCLQRINLKPVLHEGFKTFGIVKPSAAPHLQTFDPCFYKDLMVVHSLKVAEIWLMWNLLHSPHLSCTQKKQVKKPFQWKKKAQPTTQASPLG; encoded by the coding sequence ATGAGAGTTCGTCTCAAAGGGGATGCGATCTGTACCCTCCTCCTGCTGGTAGCGCTTTGCTCTTTACTCTACTCCCAGCTGGAACATTTAGTCCCAGTAGGAAACAAGGAACCAACACAGAAGAAGCCTTCAGGAACGTCAAAAATATTCTCTGACGCCAGAGCATCTTGGAGACTGATGCCAGCAGAGGCAACGGCACCCAGACCCCCAGTAACTCCTACCATTAGACGAACAGAAGTGGCCAACAAGAAGGTCCAGACTACAACTGCACCCCCGTTGACTGATTCTGCCTTCAACTTCAAGCGTTACCTTCTAAACAAGGACAACAGGAACTTCAATATCCTCATTAACCAGCCcaagaaatgcaggaaaataccTGGAGGTCCCTTTCTGCTCATCGCGATCAAATCAGTAGTTGAAGACTTTGACAGACGTGAGATTGTCCGGAAGacttggggcagggagggttTGGTGAATGGGGAGCAGATCCAGCGAGTGTTCCTCCTGGGAACACCAAAGAACAGGACAGTGCTGGCGACATGGGAGACCCTGGTCCACCAGGAGAGTCAGGCATACCGGGACATTTTACTCTGGGATTTCGTGGACACTTTCTTCAACCTGACCCTGAAGGAGATCCACTTCCTGAACTGGGCAGCTGAATTCTGCCACaatgtgaaatttatttttaaaggtgacGCCGATGTTTTTGTCAACGTCGAGAACATTGTTGACTTCCTTGAGAGACATGACCCCACTGAGGACCTCTTTGTTGGGGACATCATCTACAACGCTCGCCCTATCCGTGTCCGAAAAAGCAAATACTATATCCCAGAGACCATGTACGGGCTGAGCATCTACCCAGCCTACgcagggggaggggggtttTTGCTGTCCAGCCGTACCATGAGGAAGCTCTCTAGGGCTTGCAGAGAGGTAGAACTCTTCCCCATCGATGACGTCTTTTTGGGCATGTGCTTACAGAGAATCAACCTCAAACCCGTTCTGCACGAAGGATTCAAGACCTTTGGCATTGTCAAGCCTTCTGCTGCCCCACACCTACAGACATTTGACCCCTGTTTTTACAAAGATCTCATGGTAGTTCACAGTCTGAAAGTTGCCGAGATCTGGCTAATGTGGAACCTGCTCCACAGCCCACATCTTTCCTGTActcagaaaaagcaagtgaagAAGCCTTTccaatggaaaaagaaagctcaACCAACCACACAGGCATCACCCCTCGGGTAA